One part of the Phaenicophaeus curvirostris isolate KB17595 chromosome 2, BPBGC_Pcur_1.0, whole genome shotgun sequence genome encodes these proteins:
- the MRPL2 gene encoding large ribosomal subunit protein uL2m — MAAGAASVSAGLAVSALRRAFGALRLVPTPAPRLLPAPRLLPAPRGLSLSAPLGTTDPAWKCRVKYTVRPVGMKKTGGRDHTGRIRVRGIGGGHKRRYRMIDFQRLRYEEGAPPEPFTEKVINVRYDPCRSADIALVAGGNRKRWIIATENMQPGDMIKNSSHIGRMAVLANEGDAYPLGALPVGTLICNLESHPGKGAQYIRAAGTCGVLLRKVNGTAIVQLPSKRHMQVLETCVATVGRVSNVDHNKRVIGKAGRNRWLGKRPHTGLWHRKGGWAGRKIKPLPPMKSYVNLPRIAAQE; from the exons ATGGCGGCGGGAGCGGCGTCGGTGTCGGCGGGGCTGGCGGTGTCGGCGCTGCGCCGGGCGTTCGGGGCCCTGCGGCTGGTCCccaccccggccccgcggcTGCTCCCGGCCCCGCGGCTGCTCCCGGCCCCCCGCGGGCTGTCGCTGTCGGCCCCGCTCGGCACCACCGACCCCGCGTGGAAGTGCCGGGTCAAGTACACCGTGCGGCCCGTGGGCATGAAGAAAACCGGCGGCCGCGACCACACCG GCCGCATCCGTGTCCGGGGGATCGGTGGGGGTCACAAGCGGCGGTACCGGATGATTGATTTCCAGCGGCTGCGCTATGAGGAGGGGGCTCCACCAGAGCCCTTCACCGAGAAGGTCATCAATGTCCGATATGACCCTTGCAG GTCAGCTGACATTGCCTTGGTGGCTGGTGGCAATCGGAAGCGCTGGATCATCGCCACGGAGAACATGCAGCCAGGGGACATGATCAAGAACTCCTCTCACATCGGCAGGATGGCAG TGTTGGCCAATGAAGGAGATGCTTACCCGCTGGGTGCCTTGCCTGTGGGGACACTGATCTGCAACCTGGAGAGCCACCCTGGGAAGGGAGCGCAGTACATTCGGGCAGCCG GGACTTGTGGTGTGCTGCTGAGGAAGGTGAACGGCACGGCCATTGTCCAGCTGCCCTCCAAGAGGCACATGCAG GTGCTGGAGACTTGCGTGGCCACAGTGGGCCGTGTGTCCAACGTTGACCACAACAAGCGGGTGATCGGGAAAGCAGGTCGGAACCGCTGGCTGGGCAAGCGCCCACACACAGGCTTGTGGCATCGCAAGGGCGGCTGGGCTGGGCGCAAGATCAAGCCTCTGCCACCCATGAAGAGCTATGTCAACCTGCCACGGATTGCAGCGCAGGAGTGA